The Mucilaginibacter gracilis genomic interval TTTTATTACTGAGCATTGTTGTACCGTTTTTATTATACTGCTTTTACTATTACGGTATGATGGTGAAAAATGCCCCGTATAAATTTTCGGAGTTTGACTCCATTGTATTTAATTACGGTACAGGCGATAGCCTGCTCAATAGATATAATTCAAAAAATGGAGATTACGAATATGTGAACTCGCGCGATTCGGTTGTCAAATCGCACCTTAAATTACGAAACGACGATTTGTTATACCTGCACCGCAAGGCTGCCGACCTTGGTTTTTGGGACTTTCCATCAAACATGGCCGATGATAGTACTAAGCGCAAGGGCTCAAAAGTGCCACGCTACTATATTGAGTTTAAGTATAAACGCAAAACCAAGAAAGTAACTTTTGACGAAGCCTTTGGAGGTAATCCTAATTTAAAGGATGCCGCCCAGCGCTTGATAAAAGAATTGCAGAACAAGCTGATAGAAGCCGAGAAACGGTAACTGTTTAAGCATCATTTTAATGCAAAATTAATGCGCGTTTGTAATTAAATTAAATGCCTATATGCCACAAACAATGGCAATTTGCTGACGGTATACTATTTGCGCTGTGCTGCAAAAAAACTAAATTTGTGCCATAATTTTCAAAATAATGTCTCAGGAACAAGAACACGTTAAGTGCCTAATTATAGGTTCGGGCCCGGCTGGTTATACGGCTGCAATTTATGCTGCCCGTGCCGATTTAAAACCCGTTTTATACACCGGTATGTTAGCTGGCGGCCAGTTAACCCAAACTACCGATGTAGAAAACTTTCCGGGCTACCCCAAAGGAATTATGGGCCCCGAAATGATGGAAGATTTTAGGTTACAGGCCGAACGTTTTGGCACCGATATACGTTTTGGCTACGTAAGCTCGGTTGATTTTTCGACCCTGCCGCATCAAGTTGTTGTTGATGAAACTAAAACAATTTTGGCCGATACTGTAATTATTTCAACAGGTGCGTCGGCTAAATGGCTGGGGCTTGATTCCGAACAAAAATATAATGGTTTTGGCGTTTCGGCATGTGCCGTTTGCGATGGTTTCTTTTTCCGCGGGCAAGATGTTGCCATAGTAGGTGCCGGTGATACCGCCGCCGAAGAGGCTACCTATTTAGCCAAACTATGCCGCAAAGTTTACATGCTGGTTAGGCGAGATGAGTTTCGAGCATCAAAAGCAATGGTTCACCGTGTAATGCATACACCCAACATCGAGATTATTTACAATACCGAAACTACCGAAATTGTAGGCGACGGCCAAAACGTAACCGGTGTAAGGGTGTTAAACAACCAAACACAACAAGAAAGAATATTAGATGTTACAGGCTTTTTTGTTGCCATAGGCCATCACCCTAATACCGATATATTTAAAGGGCAGATACATATGGACGAGACGGGTTACATTATTACCCATCCCGATTCAACCCAAACCAATATTGAAGGTGTTTTTGCCTGTGGCGATGCGCAAGATCATATCTTCCGCCAGGCGGTAACCGCCGCCGGTACCGGCTGTATGGCCGCCTTAGAGGCCGAACGCTACCTGGCCGGTAAAGAACATATTGTTACAGCCGATTAATTAAAGGCATCAAAATGATATTGAAAGGAGTAAAGACAAAAAATCTTTACTCCTTTTTATTTACAACGCTGTTCTGTTTTTTCTTTCTGTAAAATCTGCTATCTTCACGCTTTGCTTAATTTGCTATATGGTTAAATATTTTTTAGTACTGCTTTTTGCATCTGGGGTATTTATGGCAAGCGCCCAGGATAATAACCCCAATTTAAACATCATTCCGGCACCTGTATCGTTAAAAAAATCTACCGGTACATTTTCATTAAGTATGGAAACGGTAATACAAACCGATACGCCATCAAACAAAAGCATCATTTTTTTAGCATCTTATTTAACAGCCAACTGGGGTTACCACAAAATTGGTGCTATTGATAACTCGGCTACTAATAATGTAATCAAGTTGGTGTCTGCCGGAGCCGAAAGTTTACCTCCCGGCGGCTATCATCTTAGTATCACACCCAATGGCATTACCATAATTGGCAAAGGGGCCGGTTTATTTTATGGCATACAAACCCTTATACAATTAATGCCGGTTGAAAAGGCCGCTTTTGCCAAACTGCCTTGTGTAGAGATTGACGATTATCCGCGCTTTGCATACCGTGGTATGCACCTTGATGTATCGAGGCATTTTTTTTCAATAGCCTTTGTTAAGAAATATATCGATCTGATGGCGTCGTATAAGTTAAACAACTTTCACTGGCACTTAACCGACGACCAGGGCTGGCGTATTGAAATAAAAAAATATCCGCGCTTAACCGAAGTTGGCAGCAAACGCGCCCGTACCTTAATAGGCAACTACCACGATTTTTATCCCCAACAATATGACAATACGCCATATGGCGGATATTATACCCAGGACGAGATTAAAGACGTTGTTAAATACGCCGCCGACAGGTATATTAACGTTGTGCCCGAAATTGAAATGCCCGGTCATTCGGAAGCAGCCGTTGCGGCCTATCCCGAATTGAGTTGCGACCCGAAAGGCAGTTACAAAGTTGCCGAAAGCTGGGGCGGTTTCCCCGATATTTATTGCCCAAACGATTATACATTCAAATTTATGGAGGATGTATTAACCGAAGTGATGGCCTTGTTCCCGAGTAAATTAATTCATATTGGTGGCGATGAGGTTGCTAAAGAGGCGTGGCGTAAATCGGCATTTTGCCAAAAGCTCATCAAAAAGCTAAAATTGAAGAATGAAGAAGGCCTGCAAAGCTATTTTATACAACGGATAGAGAAATTTGTGAACAGCAAAGGCCGCAGCATTATTGGCTGGGACGAGATACTGCAAGGCGGCCTGGCACCAAATGCAACGGTAATGAGTTGGACGGGCGAATCGGGAGGGATTGCCGCTGCGCAGCAGCACCATAACGTAATTATGACGCCCGGAAACGCCGGCGTTTATTTTGACCACGCACAAGGTTTTAGCTACCTGGAGCCTTTAAGCATTGGCGGCTACGCACCATTACAAAAGGTTTACAACTATAACCCCGTGCCGGGCGCGTTAGCTCCCGACGAGCAAAAATATATTATGGGCGTGCAAGCCAACCTTTGGACGGAATATATTGCTACCGAGGATAAAGTGGAATACATGGTATTACCGCGCATGCTGGCTCTTGCCGAAATAGCATGGACACCAGTGGCCAATAAAAACTATGCGGAATTTGCCGGGATAAGGGTACCCGCGCATTTAGGCAAATTGGATGCCGAAGGCTATAATTACCGCGTGGCTACTGCCGTGGGTGCTGTTGATACCATTACAACAGGCAACAGCTTTAAATTTGACTTAAAAAGCCCGGTTACAGGTGCCAAGGTGTACTATACTATTGATGGGTACACGCCCCGCGAAACCGACCTTGAATATAAAGAGCCGTTAACTATTTTAGTTCCGGATAGTGCGAGCCGCTTGTTGCAAACCATAGTAGTGAGCCCATCCGGGAAACGGAGTGCAGTTACACGTACCGTTATGAATAATTTTCCGCCTTCACCTGCCGTAAATTACACAGGTACTATAGCGGGCTTAAAATACAAGGTTTTGCCCGGGCGTTTTACCGGTACCGACCAATTGGATGCCGCCAAATATGTTGATACCGGTATTACCAAAAATTTTGGTACCGCTGCCTTCCGCAAAAATAACAGAACGTTTGGTGTAATATATAATGGCTATATTCGTATAGATCAGGATGGTAAATATGGCTTCTCAACTGCATCGGCAGATGGTTCAACCTTGTTAATTGACGATAACATTGTTGTTGATAACGATGGTAAACACAGCTTGTTTGAACACGGCGGAGATGTACTGTTGCAAAAAGGCTATCATAAAATAGTAGTAAAGTATTTTTATGTAGGTGCGGCAAATACCTTGCGGGTTTATATAACCATGCCCGGAAGGCCTAAAACCGAGTTACCACCCGATATTATTTTTAACTAACCAGAGAGTTTTAAACTAATGATATGTTTAGCACAAGATACCAGTATATAGCCATTTTATTTTGTTGCGTGGCTGGGGGGCTAGCCTCATGCACACAGGATGAAAAACAAAACACTCCTGTTGCGGCTGCACCTGTAAAAGCAGCTTTGATGGCTCCGTTCCGCTATCATAAAATGATAGAAAGCTCACCCGGAAAATACTTTGATGTTTTTGGGTGGGGCAGGGGTAAAGATTCGTCGGGCGCTTACATGATACTTCATTCCGATTCAACAGGTAAGCAATACAGCAACACAGGCGGCGATTTGGAAGGCTCCATTATTGATATTTACAACACCGATATGAATATGGATGGCAACCCCGAAATATTGATAGAGGCTAAAGCCAAGGATACTACTAACCATGTTAATATTTACGCCTACGAGTTTAGAGGTGCAAAATCGCAAAAGCTGGATTTCCCAAAACTAACCACAAAAACTAAAAAGGGTTATCGTGGCGATGATAATTTTTACATTAAA includes:
- the trxB gene encoding thioredoxin-disulfide reductase codes for the protein MSQEQEHVKCLIIGSGPAGYTAAIYAARADLKPVLYTGMLAGGQLTQTTDVENFPGYPKGIMGPEMMEDFRLQAERFGTDIRFGYVSSVDFSTLPHQVVVDETKTILADTVIISTGASAKWLGLDSEQKYNGFGVSACAVCDGFFFRGQDVAIVGAGDTAAEEATYLAKLCRKVYMLVRRDEFRASKAMVHRVMHTPNIEIIYNTETTEIVGDGQNVTGVRVLNNQTQQERILDVTGFFVAIGHHPNTDIFKGQIHMDETGYIITHPDSTQTNIEGVFACGDAQDHIFRQAVTAAGTGCMAALEAERYLAGKEHIVTAD
- a CDS encoding family 20 glycosylhydrolase, which codes for MVKYFLVLLFASGVFMASAQDNNPNLNIIPAPVSLKKSTGTFSLSMETVIQTDTPSNKSIIFLASYLTANWGYHKIGAIDNSATNNVIKLVSAGAESLPPGGYHLSITPNGITIIGKGAGLFYGIQTLIQLMPVEKAAFAKLPCVEIDDYPRFAYRGMHLDVSRHFFSIAFVKKYIDLMASYKLNNFHWHLTDDQGWRIEIKKYPRLTEVGSKRARTLIGNYHDFYPQQYDNTPYGGYYTQDEIKDVVKYAADRYINVVPEIEMPGHSEAAVAAYPELSCDPKGSYKVAESWGGFPDIYCPNDYTFKFMEDVLTEVMALFPSKLIHIGGDEVAKEAWRKSAFCQKLIKKLKLKNEEGLQSYFIQRIEKFVNSKGRSIIGWDEILQGGLAPNATVMSWTGESGGIAAAQQHHNVIMTPGNAGVYFDHAQGFSYLEPLSIGGYAPLQKVYNYNPVPGALAPDEQKYIMGVQANLWTEYIATEDKVEYMVLPRMLALAEIAWTPVANKNYAEFAGIRVPAHLGKLDAEGYNYRVATAVGAVDTITTGNSFKFDLKSPVTGAKVYYTIDGYTPRETDLEYKEPLTILVPDSASRLLQTIVVSPSGKRSAVTRTVMNNFPPSPAVNYTGTIAGLKYKVLPGRFTGTDQLDAAKYVDTGITKNFGTAAFRKNNRTFGVIYNGYIRIDQDGKYGFSTASADGSTLLIDDNIVVDNDGKHSLFEHGGDVLLQKGYHKIVVKYFYVGAANTLRVYITMPGRPKTELPPDIIFN